The sequence TTCCGGCGGCGGCAAGGATCGCGCGCGGGTATGACCTGCGGGATCGTCTGCTGACGGTGAACTACCCGGACACGACGCTCGATGAGTCTCGCGCCTACTACGCCGACGGCGCGCTGAAGACGCTGACGCGCGGCCCCGGGACGGCAAACGAGGTGCGCTGGGAATATCAGTACAACCGTCGCCGGTTGATGACCGAGGCGCGCATCCACATCGGCGGCCAGAGTTCGGCGATGAACTGGAGTTACGACTCGATCGGCAATGTCGCCGGCGAGTACGCGCTGAACGGGGTGTGGACGACCTACAGCCCGAACGCTTTCGGCCAGCCCATGCTGGTGAAGGACCCGGATGCCGGGCGGGTGTACGCGTCGTCGATCTCGTGGTTCCCGAACGGAGCGCTGGCCGGGTTCACCTACGGCAACGGCGTGGTGCACACGCTGACCAAGAACGCGCGCGATCTGCCCTGGCGCAGCCGTGACATGAACGGCGGTGCGACCGTCATCGACCACACCTACACCTATGACGAAAACGGCAACCCGACCGGCATCGACGATGCGCTGAACTTCGACGACAAGACGCTCGCGTACGACTCGCTTGATCGCCTGACCAGCGCCAGCGGCAGCCTCGGCACGGCGACGATGGCCTATGACGCGCTCGACAATCTCACGCGCTACACGATGCCCGGTCGCGACTGGTACTACGACACCGACGCCGCCACGCAGCGGCTCCAACGCACGCGCACGGCGGGCTATGTCGCGCAGGTCACTCTTGGTCACGACACCCGTGGCAACGTGCTGACGCGCACGCAGTCGGGCGCCACGCAAGGCTTCACCTACGACCTCGCCGAGCGCGTACTGACCGCGACGCGCAACGGTGTGCTGCAGGCGACGCACGTGTACGACGGCAACGGCCTGCGCACGCGCACCTCCAAGCCGGCGCCGGGTGCCCCGCAACCGGACCGCGACCTGCGCTTCCAGATCTACACCCCGAGCGGCGTGTTCCAGTGGGAGAACGACATCGAGTGCTCGCGGTTGCGCTCGCGTGGCGTGAACTACGTGCGCCTGGCCGGATCGCTGGTGGCCAAGGTGGTGGCGGACTCGAGGCTGACCGAAGCGGAATGCTACCCGGGCACCAGCAACAGCGAACAGCAGACGCTGTCGCTCAACCCGTTCCGCAACCCCTTCGTCGGCGCGACCGAAGTGGTCGCCGGCAGCGACGGCGGCCGCGACGGCGAAGGCGAAGCCCCGACGGCTCCGACCTCTACCACCACCTACAGCATCGTCTACGTCCACACCGACGCCCTCGGCAGCCCGGTCGCCGAGACCAACACCAGCGCCACCGTCATCAGCGGCAGCCGCACCCAATACGAACCCTACGGCAAACCCCTCACCACCCCCGCGAAGGCGCCCCAGCTACACCGGCCACCAGCACGACACCAGCACCGGCCTGATCTACGCCCAACAGCGCTACTACGACCCCCAGCTCGGCCGCTTCCTCTCCACCGACCCGATGGCGGTGGACATGGGCTCGGCAGGGAACTGGAATCGGTACGCTTATGCCGCCAACTCACCGTACAAGTTTACGGATCCGGATGGGCGACAGGTCTGCAACCAGAACCTCTTCTGCGAAGAGCGTCGTGATGAAGCCCAGCGGCGAGGGCAATTTCCGTTGGAGGCCGCCAAGAATGAGGCGGACGAAATCGCGGCAGAGGTTCACCACAACTTCATTGGAAGGCAAGCTGCGCCGGCAGGCCAGGTTGCCGACGGAGCGTCTGCAGCTGCGGATGTGATCGACGAACAAGCTACCGACACGGTGAAGTATTGGTGGCTGGGCCCTTCTGGAAAGCTCCTTGGCTTTGGCGTGAAGGCTAAGCAGCTTGCCGCTGCAGGGGCGGTCGTGTTTAAGACCACAAAAGAGGCCGCAGACGCAGCCAGGAAACTTGGCTTTCGACGAATTAGCGAAACAATAAGAGGGCAGGCGATATTCACTGACGGGAAAAGATTTATAACTCGAGATATTGATTCGCATAAAGGCGGAGCATGGAAGATGGCTGACTCTGTAGAAAATCTCGGCTCTAGAGAAACGCGCACAGGAACATTTGATGCCACGCTAGAACGAATCGGTGATTAATCAATAGATCGATAACTGAAACTTTTGAATTGGGCTACGTATATGGCTAAGCATCAACTCCGGGAAGAATGGCAGCACGCCTTTGGTGCTGCTTTGCCTGTTGGGTTCTCGTGTAGAGAATCCCTCCGGCATCGTTGGCTGCGAATCCATAGCCTACCCGAGTCAAAAAGATATGCCGATACGGAGGAAGAGAAGAGCGAAATTCTGCGCCGCCATAATGTCGTTGCTGACTTTGTCTTGGGGAACGAGAGCCGCTGCAATCTCTTTATCTCAGTATTCGGAAAGAGCAAACAATGGAACTCGTCGATTAATATGCCTGTCGACGGGCTGTCTCCGACACATGTCATGTCTCATCATGGCGACGAAGGGGATTTGGAAATCTTCTGTGCTGACGTAGTTTGGCGGCATGGAGCGTTTGACAAACTCATCTTATCTGTAGCAAACGATAAGACGTGGCCAATTGTTTTTGCGAATATTTCAAAGTGCAGTGCGTATGCACCCTATGATGGAGGCGCTGATCTATTTGTTCCTTTGAGGGCTGATGTTGCGTTAGCTCGTAGGCGCTTCGCACAGTGGATTTCTGATAGAAATGACGGGCTATAGATCCCAAGTTCCGCAGCTAATCGCGTAACCCATTGATTTGCTTGTCGTGAGACAGGCAAAAATGACACAACATGGGCGTCAGGAGCTGAGGTATCCCCACCTTTTCGCGCGACGATGCCCTGCGAAATCAAAGCGATAGCTTGCGGAGCGACATGAGGTCGGTAATCGTTCGGGTGTCTAGACCAAGGATCACCGACGCTCATGCGCCCCAGCGCCATCTTGCCGCAATGCCTCCCCTCTGTCTTCTCCACCCTGCACGCAGCAACCGCCACCGTGCTGCTCAAGGCGCTCGATGCGCTGGCTAGCGGTAGCTGGTTGACCATGACCGAGATCGCGCGCCACTGGCCCGGTGCGATGCGCGTCGCCGCACCACTCAAGGCGATCGACCGCCTGCTGCGCAGTGCACCGCTCGAACGACAGCGTGCCGCCATCTATCAGGCGATGTTGCGTTGGCTGATTCGCGAACCCCACCCGTTGATCGTCGTCGACTGGTCCGACCTCAAGCCCGATGGCAGCTTCAAACTGTTGCGCGCCGGCCTGGCGGTGCGCGGGCGAACGCTGACGCTCTGGGAAGAAGTCCACCCCGAGAAAAGCGCCGGTTCGGCAGTCGTGGAGCGCGCCTTCCTGCGCAAGCTGGCGAGCTTGCTGCCGCAAGGTTGTCGACCGGTCATCCTGAGCGACGCCGGATTCCGTCGACCATGGTTCACGGCAGTCACCGCACTCGGCTGGGATTACGTTGGACGAGTGCGCGGCACGGTCCATGTGCAGCCCGTCCGGAAGGCTGCGATCAACGCCGCCGACTGGTTGCCGTGCAGCGCGCTCCACGAACTGGCCTTGCCGGAACGCAGCCGTGAACTCGGTGCCTTTCATCTCGGGCGCACCAAGACCGTAACAACGCGGATCGTTGTCCACCAGTCGCGGCCGAAGGGGCGTCGCGCCTTGACCCGGCGCGGTGCGCGTCGACGCGACAGCACCAGCCAGAGCGCTGCCCGCTCGGCACGCGAACCGTGGGTTCTCGCCACATCGCTTCCACCCGAGCGCGGCACACCGGTGCAACTGGCGTGCCTCTACCAGCGCCGCATGACCATCGAGCAAGGCTTCCGTGACCTCAAGAGCGGAACCTTTGGCGCCGGCTTCGAACACAGCCTGACCCGGAAAGACTCCCGCCTCTCCAACCTGCTCCTGCTGTTCGCACTCGTGCAACTCGCGACCTGGCTTGTCGGACTGCACGAAGAACACCAGGGCCGCGGCGGCAGGCTCGAAGGCAAAAACACCTGCGTGCGCAGCCACCACTCCACCATGCGCCTCGGCGTCGAAGTCCTGCGCCGACCCGCTTGGTGGCCGTCGCCGCATCAACTCCTCCGCTTCCTCTCGCACCTGGCGCATGGCGCTCCACCACCGCTTCAGACCTGCCCGCTATCATGAAAAACGTGGGGATACCTCAGCGTCAGGAGGGTTTCTTGATACCGAGGGCGGCGAACAGTTCGAGTTGCTGGGGTGTGGTTGTGCCGATGCCGGTGAGGCTCTGTTTGCCGATGTGCACGCGATGCGTTTGCAGACGGCGCAGGAGTTCGAGAGTGGTCTTCGGGCTGTTGGTGTTGCCGTTCGCCTTCAGGCGCATGCGCATGACGCGGTAGAGGACGAGCGCGAGGAAGCAGATCAACGCGTGCGCGCGGATGCGGTCGGGCAAGCGATGAAAGACCGGTGCGATGTCGAGGTCGCTCTTGAGCACGCGGAAGCCGCGCTCGATGTCGGCGAGACTCTTGTAGCGGCTGACGATCTGTTCGGCGCTGAAGTCGTTGACGTTGGTCAGCAGCACCAGCTTGCCGTCGAAACGCTCGGCGTCGCTGATCGCGTGTTCGTCGATGCCGTAGCTGAAGCAATCGGCCTGATAGTCGGCCTTGATGTAGCGCGTCAGTTCGGCGTCCGCGACCGCCTGCTGGAAACGCGTGTAGGCGCCGCGATCGCTGGCCTTGCGACCGCGCGCGGTTTTGCCCTGATCCTGCGCATCGAGCTTGCTCACCAGTTTCTCGGCGAACGCCTCGATCTCGTCGATCCGCGCGCGGCGCTTCGCCGATTGCTCGGCCGCGCGTGCCGGATCGTGCGCGACCACCAGGCGATGACCCGCGAACTCGCCTTCGGCCAGACTGGCGTGGTCGCGATCGAACGCGAGGGTATCCAGCGTCCCGCCGAGTTCGCGATAGCGCCGCGCCGGCACCGCCAGGATGAACTGCAACTTGCGCTGCGTGGCGTTGGCAACGGCGGCCAGTTCGGCAACGTTGTCCAAGCTCAGCAAGCCGCGGTCGGCGACGATGATCACGCGCTCGACATCGAAGCGCTTGAGCACCGAGTCCAGCATCGCCTTCAGCGTCTTGGTCTCCGACACGTTACCGGCGTGCACGGTATGCATCAGCGGCAGACCTTCGGCCGACTGCACCACGCCGAGCACGAACTGGCGCTCGATGCCGCCAGTTTCCTTGTTCATGCCGAACGCGCGGAGATCGTTTGCGACCTCGCCCTCACCGTGAATGCGGATCGTGGTCAGGTCGTAGAACACCACCGACAGCTGTTGGTCGAGCATCGGCCGCAGCTGCGCCGCAACGCGCGCCTCCACGGCCTCCGCCCGATCCATCAGCGCATCCATCGTGCGCAGCAGTTGGTCGTGGCTGATGCCCTCGGGCATGCCGGGAATCGAGACGGTCTCAAGCCATTCCAGGCAACCCAGCTTCGAGTCCGGCGCGCACAAGCGGTTGAACACCATCGCACGCACCAGCGCCTCGGCATCGAAAGCCCGGCGCGACGAGCGCAGCGCGCGCGTGATCGCCTCACCGAAACCAAGTTCCGACCACAGCGCGTTCAACGCATAGACATCACCGAACGCCAGCGCCGTGTCGTACTCCGGCACCGGCGCCGAACTCGGCACACGGCCCAGTGCGCGCTGTAAGCCGTGGATCAACGGATCCAGCTTCTTGTCCGACAACTGATCGAGGCGACCCAGGTTCGCGACCACGCGCTGCCGTACTCCAGCTTCCGAGCGGAAGCCTTCGACGATCTGCAGATAACTGCGGCCACCGGAGCGAGTGATGCGCGTGTACATGTGCCAACCCTAGCACAGCCAAAACCGCTTTGTAAGACACTATTGCGCTCCGACGTGACACAACACGACCCTTCCGAAAACCCTCCAAAAATCGCGCCAAGTCGTTGACTCTATTGACCCTCACCGCCGAGCAAGGGCGAAATTTTTGGGTCCAACTGCGGAACTTGGGATAGATAGACCTGATTAGCGCCGAATCTCAGTGAACAAAAGTGCTCGCCACGCGCAGGAACGGCTTGGGACAAGCCTTGGAGGCCATGATTGCGTGCGCAAGTCGCGGCGCCATCACGTGCGAGCGAGCGCGGCGGTTGAAGCGGTTGGCGGCTTTGGCGAGATAGCGGCGAGCGCGCTTGGCTCGGCGGAGAGCATCGCCTTCGCCAAGGTGAACGCCGACGAGTACGGCCTCGGCATCGGCCACTGGAAGCAGTCGACGACGACCGGGCGCACGCAACGCAATGGGGCGATCTCTTGAATGGAAAAGAAATGAGTAGGCTGCTGGAAGTGAAACTCCCGAAGCCTGTCGCGGATATGCTCATGCGCTTGGAAAGGCTGGATGGCATCGGGCCAGCTCGATACGGAGAGCTGAACCAGCTCGAACAGGCCGCAATTCGGGAGTTGCCGTGACTAACTTGCACCCGGTACTAGTTCATTGGTCCGACGAGAGGCTTGAGTTGCTGCCGACCTCTGGGCAATACATCACTGTGGCGCGGTTTCCTGAGGACAAGGCTTCTTGGCCGTCTACTGCGTGGAGTGTCGTGCTGCAGATTCGAGGAGATGCGCGTGCTCAGCCGTGTAAAGCTGACGCGCGTTTCCTTTCGCCTGATGCACCCGAGGGGCGGTTTCGATCCGGTGTTCGGTTTGAGATGGTTGAAGGGAATCAGGTGAAGGCTATCGTCGATGTGCTTTAACTCGTTTGCATAAGGGGCTGACCGAAATCTCGGTGTCGCAAATTCACTCGCGATTGGGGCGGGCCTTTTGGCGCTGCGCGCAGCGGAGGCAACGACCTTGACGCGCGGTCCCGCGAGCGAGATGCGCTGGGAATACAAGTGCAACCGTCGCCGGCTGATGACCGAGGCGTGCATCCACATCGGCGGGCACGCCGTTGGCTCGGTCAGGTGATGCGGGTGAGCGCTTGCTGGGCGGTGAGGATCGGAATGTTTCGATGCTGCTTGAGATCGAGCAAGTCGCTGTCGCCGGAGACGATGGCATCGGCGTGTGCTGCGATGGCACAGGCGATGACATGGTCGTCATCGGGATCAGCCAGCACGACGCAGGGCGTGGTGAGTGGCGTCACGCCGAGCACGAGCGCGGCATAGCCGTCGAAGACGTCGTTGACGGTCAGTCCGCGCTTGGCCAGTTGCCCGGCGAACTTGGTCCGCGACAACACGCCCTGCAGTTCGGCGAGTAGCGCGGTGCTGCTGGCCAGTTCGATGTGCTGCTGTTCGGCTGCCTCGATCAGGCGCCCCGGTACGCCGCCCCACAAGAGGCCGGACTGTGCCGTGTTGGTATCAAGAACCAGTCGCATGCCGCTGCTCGGCTCGATACGCCTTGATCTCGGCTTGGATCTCTTCCGGCGTCATCGGCTCCAGCGGTGCAGTCGCCAGCTTGGCGCGGGCGGCTTGCAGGCGTTCGATGCGTTCGGCGCACAGTCGCTGCCGCTCGCGGATCAAGCGGTGCACAGCGCAGCACCGGACTTCGGAGCGATGTAGTCCCGTGACCGATCGCCCGCCTCATTCCCGTCGCGCGGGAGCGCGGGCTAGGGTCCAGACTTGGACGCTGCGGGCGCCGGCGCGTAGCAGGGCGCGGGCGCATTCGTGGGCGGTGGTGGTGGCGACGCCGCCACGCAGCGGCTCCAACGCACGCGTACGGCGGGCGATGTCGCGCAGGTCACTCTTGGTCACGACCCCCGCGGCAATGTGCTGACGCGCACGCAGTCGGGCGCC comes from Lysobacterales bacterium and encodes:
- a CDS encoding putative toxin-antitoxin system toxin component, PIN family, whose amino-acid sequence is MRLVLDTNTAQSGLLWGGVPGRLIEAAEQQHIELASSTALLAELQGVLSRTKFAGQLAKRGLTVNDVFDGYAALVLGVTPLTTPCVVLADPDDDHVIACAIAAHADAIVSGDSDLLDLKQHRNIPILTAQQALTRIT
- a CDS encoding IS1634 family transposase, with the translated sequence MYTRITRSGGRSYLQIVEGFRSEAGVRQRVVANLGRLDQLSDKKLDPLIHGLQRALGRVPSSAPVPEYDTALAFGDVYALNALWSELGFGEAITRALRSSRRAFDAEALVRAMVFNRLCAPDSKLGCLEWLETVSIPGMPEGISHDQLLRTMDALMDRAEAVEARVAAQLRPMLDQQLSVVFYDLTTIRIHGEGEVANDLRAFGMNKETGGIERQFVLGVVQSAEGLPLMHTVHAGNVSETKTLKAMLDSVLKRFDVERVIIVADRGLLSLDNVAELAAVANATQRKLQFILAVPARRYRELGGTLDTLAFDRDHASLAEGEFAGHRLVVAHDPARAAEQSAKRRARIDEIEAFAEKLVSKLDAQDQGKTARGRKASDRGAYTRFQQAVADAELTRYIKADYQADCFSYGIDEHAISDAERFDGKLVLLTNVNDFSAEQIVSRYKSLADIERGFRVLKSDLDIAPVFHRLPDRIRAHALICFLALVLYRVMRMRLKANGNTNSPKTTLELLRRLQTHRVHIGKQSLTGIGTTTPQQLELFAALGIKKPS
- a CDS encoding IS4 family transposase, with product MRPSAILPQCLPSVFSTLHAATATVLLKALDALASGSWLTMTEIARHWPGAMRVAAPLKAIDRLLRSAPLERQRAAIYQAMLRWLIREPHPLIVVDWSDLKPDGSFKLLRAGLAVRGRTLTLWEEVHPEKSAGSAVVERAFLRKLASLLPQGCRPVILSDAGFRRPWFTAVTALGWDYVGRVRGTVHVQPVRKAAINAADWLPCSALHELALPERSRELGAFHLGRTKTVTTRIVVHQSRPKGRRALTRRGARRRDSTSQSAARSAREPWVLATSLPPERGTPVQLACLYQRRMTIEQGFRDLKSGTFGAGFEHSLTRKDSRLSNLLLLFALVQLATWLVGLHEEHQGRGGRLEGKNTCVRSHHSTMRLGVEVLRRPAWWPSPHQLLRFLSHLAHGAPPPLQTCPLS